One stretch of Prunus persica cultivar Lovell chromosome G1, Prunus_persica_NCBIv2, whole genome shotgun sequence DNA includes these proteins:
- the LOC18789726 gene encoding sugar transport protein 5: MAVGFAVDGPLAVTGVDGKITASVVITCIVAASCGLIFGYDIGISGGVTTMPSFLNKFFPSVLRKEAGSTPKNIYCVYDSQVLTSFTSSLYIAGLAASLVASRLARIVGRRNVMVLGGCTFFAGSAINGGAVNVAMLILGRILLGFGVGFTNQSAPIYLSEIAPPKWRGAFSTGFQFCIGIGVVASNCINYATSKHSWGWRLSLGLAIVPAIIMTTGALFISDSPTSLVQRNRLDQARKSLIKIRGKEDIEAELAQLVKASEIAKALDEEPFVTIFQRQYRPQLVIGAIAVPFFQQVTGINIIAFYAPVLFQSVGFGNDSALIASIILGLVNLGSILVSTYMVDRHGRRFLFMEGGIQMVICQVAVAIVLAATTGTDGNEHISKGYAILVLVLMCIYAAGFGWSWGPLSWLIPSEIFPMKIRPTGQSMGLAVNFGVTFVLSQTFLSMLCHLKYATFLFYGGWILAMTVFVVLFLPETKGIPLDQVHTVWVKHWYWRRFVQGNPRDTIEEKE, from the exons ATGGCCGTGGGTTTCGCCGTTGACGGGCCTCTGGCTGTCACTGGCGTCGACGGCAAGATAACGGCTTCCGTCGTGATCACGTGCATCGTCGCTGCGTCTTGCGGCCTCATATTTGGTTATGACATCGGAATTTCAG GAGGAGTGACAACAATGCCATCATTTCTGAATAAATTTTTCCCATCAGTGCTGAGAAAGGAAGCAGGAAGCACCCCCAAAAACATTTATTGTGTGTATGATAGTCAGGTTTTGACGTCCTTCACATCCTCTCTCTACATAGCTGGTTTGGCTGCCTCACTTGTAGCCAGCCGTCTGGCCAGGATAGTGGGCCGAAGGAATGTCATGGTGCTGGGTGGGTGTACCTTCTTTGCTGGGTCCGCTATCAATGGTGGGGCTGTCAATGTTGCCATGCTTATCTTGGGCCGTATCTTGCTTGGATTTGGTGTTGGGTTCACAAACCAA TCTGCACCAATCTACCTCTCAGAGATCGCACCACCCAAGTGGCGCGGCGCATTCAGCACAGGCTTCCAGTTCTGCATCGGAATCGGGGTGGTGGCCTCCAACTGCATTAACTACGCCACCTCGAAGCACAGCTGGGGCTGGCGCCTCTCCCTCGGCCTAGCCATAGTCCCAGCCATCATCATGACCACCGGCGCCCTCTTCATCTCAGACTCACCCACAAGCTTAGTACAACGCAACAGACTAGACCAAGCCAGAAAATCTCTCATCAAAATCCGAGGCAAGGAGGATATCGAAGCAGAACTTGCCCAGCTAGTTAAGGCCAGCGAGATAGCCAAAGCTCTCGACGAGGAGCCATTTGTGACCATATTTCAGAGGCAGTACAGGCCTCAGCTTGTGATCGGGGCCATTGCCGTGCCCTTTTTTCAGCAGGTCACTGGCATTAATATCATTGCTTTCTATGCGCCTGTGTTGTTTCAGTCGGTAGGGTTTGGCAACGACTCTGCTCTCATTGCGTCTATTATTCTTGGGTTGGTTAATCTTGGCTCGATCCTTGTGTCGACGTACATGGTTGATCGTCATGGCCGGAGGTTTTTGTTCATGGAGGGTGGCATCCAAATGGTCATCTGTCAG GTTGCGGTGGCTATTGTTCTAGCAGCTACAACAGGTACTGATGGCAACGAGCACATCTCAAAGGGCTATGCCATACTAGTTCTGGTGTTGATGTGTATATATGCCGCTGGTTTTGGTTGGTCATGGGGTCCTTTGAGTTGGCTTATACCAAGTGAGATTTTCCCCATGAAAATTCGACCCACAGGCCAAAGCATGGGGCTTGCTGTCAACTTTGGTGTTACATTTGTGCTATCCCAAACCTTTTTGTCCATGCTATGCCATTTAAAATATGCCACATTCTTGTTCTACGGCGGTTGGATTCTGGCAATGACCGTCTTCGTCGTGCTTTTCTTGCCAGAGACGAAAGGAATCCCATTGGATCAAGTGCATACAGTTTGGGTGAAGCATTGGTACTGGCGTCGATTTGTTCAAGGTAACCCTAGGGATaccattgaagaaaaagagtaa
- the LOC18790726 gene encoding uncharacterized protein LOC18790726 — protein MVSFQAHPLSPNQKKAIPESENSSKKRKWDDEPYDDHDHDQVEQIFEKRWKPQTRAKSLFDIELHQETPLPLEWQRCLDIQSGQIHFYNTRTHMKTSRDPRRSPEPPSPAPHMSLDLELNLRSCESMIRKANISDHSSENSRPNSDISLHNFHDLFMEPSRPTKSKNPSRLGLQIDHLHHQEMVATVCMKCHMLVMLCRSSPACPNCKYMHPPDQTPPTLFKPRCSSFMC, from the exons ATGGTTTCTTTTCAAGCTCATCCCCTTTCTCCAAACCAGAAGAAGGCAATCCCAGAGTCTGAGAATTCatccaagaaaagaaagtggGATGATGAGCCATatgatgatcatgatcatgatcaaGTCGAACAAATTTTCGAAAAGCGTTGGAAACCACAAACCAGAGCCAAATCCTTGTTTGATATTGAGCTTCACCAAGAAACTCCATTGCCTTTGGAGTGGCAAAGATGCCTTGATATTCAG TCAGGGCAGATACACTTTTACAATACAAGAACACACATGAAGACTTCTAGGGACCCAAGGAGGAGCCCTGAGCCCCCAAGTCCAGCTCCTCACATGAGCTTAGACCTTGAGCTCAACTTGAGATCCTGTGAGTCAATGATCAGGAAAGCCAATATTTCAGATCACAGCAGTGAAAACTCCAGGCCTAATTCAGACATTTCCCTTCACAATTTCCATGATCTTTTCATGGAACCCAGCAGACCAACAAAGAGCAAAAACCCATCAAGGCTGGGGCTCCAAATTGATCATCTTCATCACCAAGAGATGGTAGCCACTGTGTGCATGAAGTGCCACATGTTGGTTATGCTGTGCAGGTCTTCACCTGCATGCCCAAATTGCAAGTACATGCACCCACCTGATCAAACCCCACCAACCCTTTTCAAGCCAAGGTGTAGTAGCTTCATGTGTTAG
- the LOC18793136 gene encoding serine/arginine-rich splicing factor SC35 codes for MSHFGRSGPPDIRDTYSLLVLNITFRTTADDLFPLFDKYGKVVDVFIPRDRRTGDSRGFAFVRYKYQDEASKAVEKLDGRVVDGREIMVQFAKYGPNAERIHKGRVSESSSKLKSRSRSRSPRPRYRDEYKDKDYKRSRSRSRERHGRDRHHRSEREHRYRSRSRSASPDNHKSRERGRYDDERRSRSRSYGSASPPRNSPKSRRSPSPRRSLSPRRSLSPRRSLSPRRSPSPRKSPSSRRSPSPRRTPSRGENADGRNRNERSPTPKDVSPHGRRDDSPSPSPRKSDADE; via the exons ATGTCGCACTTCGGACGATCTGGACCTCCAGATATCAGAGACACCTACTCTCTCCTCGTCCTCAACATCACGTTCC GAACCACCGCAGACGATCTCTTCCCGCTCTTCGACAAGTATGGCAAGGTAGTCGATGTCTTCATTCCCAGGGATCGAAGAACCGGTGATTCACGCGGCTTTGCTTTCGTTCGGTATAAGTATCAAGACGAGGCTTCAAAGGCCGTAGAGAAGCTCGACG GGAGAGTTGTCGATGGAAGAGAGATTATGGTTCAGTTTGCTAAATATGGCCCCAATGCTGAGCGAAT CCACAAGGGTAGGGTGAGTGAATCATCTTCCAAGCTCAAATCAAGGTCCAGAAGCCGCAGCCCTCGTCCAAG ATATCGAGATGAATATAAGGATAAGGATTACAAGAGAAGTCGCAGTCGAAGTAGGGAGAGACATGGTCGTGACAGGCATCATAGGAGTGAAAGAGAGCATCGCTACAGAAGCAGGAGCCGCAGTGCAAGTCCTGATAATCATAAATCCCGCGAGAGGGGTAGATATGATGATGAGCGGCGTAGTCGGAGCCGGTCATATGGAAG TGCCTCTCCTCCTCGGAATAGCCCTAAATCTCGGAGAAGCCCTTCTCCCCGGAGGAGTCTCTCTCCCAGGAGGAGTTTATCTCCCCGGAGGAGCCTATCACCTCGGAGGAGCCCATCTCCTCGGAAGAGCCCATCTTCTCGGAGGAGCCCTTCTCCTCGTAGGACACCTTCAAGGGGTGAGAATGCTGATGGACGCAACCGGAACGAGCGCTCTCctaccccaaaagatgtttcACCACATGGTCGACGTGATGATTCTCCAAGTCCTTCCCCTCGTAAATCTGATGCTGAT GAATGA